A genomic segment from Planctomycetota bacterium encodes:
- a CDS encoding DUF1080 domain-containing protein translates to MTTVRIAVAALASLLVAVAVAVTAEPDSQEKWIPLFNGKDLTGWKVKIAGHELGDNYGNTFRVEDGILKVCYDQYKNFDGKFGHLFYEKPFSNYRIRVEYRFVGEQTPGGAGWAFRNSGVMIHGQSPESMGKNQNFPVCIEVQLLGGDGTKPRSTANLCTPGTNVVMDGKLITQHVINSSSETYHGDQWVTVEVEARGNTIRHIVGGKTVLEYTDPQLDEKDADAKRLLEAGQDKMLRGGSISVQSESHPVEFRKIELLRLDG, encoded by the coding sequence ATGACAACCGTAAGGATCGCAGTCGCTGCGCTCGCCTCGCTTCTGGTGGCTGTGGCCGTCGCCGTGACGGCCGAGCCTGATTCCCAGGAAAAGTGGATACCCCTTTTCAACGGCAAGGACCTGACAGGCTGGAAGGTCAAGATCGCCGGCCACGAACTCGGCGACAACTACGGCAACACCTTCCGCGTCGAGGACGGCATCCTGAAGGTGTGCTACGACCAGTACAAGAACTTCGACGGCAAGTTCGGACACCTCTTCTACGAGAAGCCGTTCTCCAACTACCGGATTCGCGTCGAGTACCGTTTCGTGGGCGAACAGACCCCCGGCGGCGCGGGGTGGGCATTCCGCAACAGCGGCGTCATGATCCACGGCCAGTCGCCCGAGAGCATGGGGAAGAACCAGAACTTCCCCGTCTGCATCGAGGTGCAACTCCTGGGCGGCGACGGCACCAAGCCGCGGTCCACCGCCAACCTCTGCACCCCGGGAACGAACGTCGTCATGGACGGCAAACTCATCACCCAGCACGTCATCAATTCCTCCTCCGAGACCTACCACGGCGACCAGTGGGTTACGGTCGAGGTGGAAGCGCGCGGCAACACCATCCGGCACATCGTGGGCGGCAAGACGGTCCTCGAGTACACCGACCCGCAACTCGACGAGAAGGACGCAGACGCCAAGAGGCTCCTGGAGGCCGGCCAGGACAAGATGCTGCGCGGCGGGTCGATTTCCGTCCAGTCCGAGAGCCACCCTGTCGAGTTCCGCAAGATCGAACTGCTGAGGCTCGACGGGTGA
- a CDS encoding GNAT family N-acetyltransferase codes for MANAAAEIHIRVARGSEADRAAEAFLRMPATAGESPGAAGLLQANPRNQIVALRGERIVGSCVWVPGAGRCATVVAPRLAEWDEEVASRLIRGAVRASAEAGARFIQAATEPEGRSALARAIGRAGMERLAVLAYLRRAVTAAEARAPEPKEIVWKRWTPWRRRQFARTIARTYEGSLDCPAMAGLRTAQDALATHRATGVFRAGAWHLALEGGEAVGVVLASEVEGRGDLVYLGVVPEARERGVGRALLGQAIRDTARMGLVTLTVAVDTENGPAWRLYAGAGFKEVRRRLVFFVPRERLSIADCGMRIAD; via the coding sequence GTGGCTAATGCGGCGGCCGAAATCCACATTCGCGTGGCGCGTGGGTCGGAGGCGGACCGGGCCGCCGAGGCGTTTCTGCGGATGCCGGCGACGGCCGGCGAGTCGCCCGGCGCGGCGGGCCTCCTCCAGGCGAATCCACGGAACCAAATCGTCGCGCTTCGGGGCGAACGCATCGTCGGGTCCTGCGTCTGGGTTCCTGGGGCGGGCCGGTGCGCGACGGTGGTGGCGCCGCGGCTGGCGGAATGGGACGAGGAAGTTGCGTCGCGGCTGATTCGGGGGGCGGTGCGGGCCTCGGCCGAGGCCGGCGCGCGGTTCATCCAGGCGGCAACGGAACCGGAGGGACGGAGCGCGCTCGCGCGCGCGATCGGGCGCGCGGGGATGGAACGGCTGGCGGTGCTGGCGTATCTGAGGCGTGCGGTGACGGCGGCGGAGGCCCGCGCGCCCGAGCCGAAGGAAATCGTCTGGAAGCGTTGGACGCCGTGGCGTCGGCGCCAATTTGCGCGGACCATCGCGCGGACGTACGAGGGGAGCCTGGACTGCCCCGCAATGGCGGGCCTGAGGACGGCCCAGGATGCGCTCGCGACGCACCGTGCGACGGGCGTCTTTCGGGCGGGGGCGTGGCACCTGGCGCTCGAGGGCGGAGAGGCGGTCGGGGTGGTCCTCGCGAGCGAGGTCGAGGGGCGCGGGGACCTCGTGTACCTGGGCGTCGTGCCGGAGGCGCGGGAGCGCGGCGTGGGGCGGGCGCTTCTCGGGCAGGCGATTCGGGACACGGCGCGGATGGGCCTCGTGACCCTCACCGTGGCGGTGGACACGGAGAACGGGCCGGCGTGGCGGCTGTACGCAGGGGCGGGGTTTAAGGAGGTACGGCGGCGGCTGGTGTTTTTCGTGCCGAGGGAACGGCTCTCGATTGCGGATTGCGGAATGCGGATTGCGGATTGA
- a CDS encoding class I fructose-bisphosphate aldolase, whose amino-acid sequence MAAIDSIRKYLGPEADELLAYQAKGIPKEQLHLPGPDFVDRVVAQSDRPAAVLNQLRRLFGHGRLAGTGYLSILPVDQGIEHSAAASFAPNPIYFDPENIVRLAIEGGCNAVASTLGVLGAVSRKYAHKIPFIVKLNHSELLTYPNSYDQTMFAQVDQAYWMGAAAVGATIYWGSPECRRQLQEVSDAFRRAHQRGMFTVCWCYLRNDAFKTQEADYHLAADLTGQANHLGVTLEADIIKQKAPECNGGFLALSTKEKKFGRTHQRVYDELCPDHPIEWTRWQVVNCYMGRAGLINSGGASGADDFAQVTRTAVVNKRAGGMGLITGRKSFQRPMADGVKLLNAVQDVYLCKEVTVA is encoded by the coding sequence ATGGCCGCCATCGACTCGATCCGAAAGTACCTCGGCCCGGAAGCCGACGAACTCCTCGCCTACCAGGCCAAGGGCATCCCCAAGGAGCAATTACATCTGCCCGGCCCGGACTTCGTGGACCGCGTCGTTGCCCAGAGCGACCGCCCCGCCGCGGTGCTCAATCAGTTGCGCCGGCTCTTCGGTCACGGCCGGCTCGCCGGCACCGGCTACCTCTCCATCCTCCCCGTCGACCAGGGCATTGAGCATTCCGCCGCCGCCTCCTTCGCGCCGAACCCCATCTATTTTGACCCCGAGAACATCGTCCGCCTTGCCATCGAGGGCGGATGTAACGCCGTCGCCTCCACCCTCGGCGTCCTGGGCGCCGTCTCACGCAAGTACGCCCACAAGATCCCCTTCATCGTCAAACTCAACCACTCCGAACTCCTCACCTACCCCAATTCCTACGACCAGACGATGTTCGCCCAGGTCGACCAGGCCTACTGGATGGGCGCCGCCGCCGTCGGTGCCACCATCTACTGGGGAAGCCCCGAGTGCCGGCGACAACTCCAGGAAGTCTCCGACGCCTTCCGCCGCGCCCACCAGCGCGGAATGTTCACCGTCTGCTGGTGCTACCTCCGCAACGATGCCTTCAAGACCCAAGAGGCCGACTACCACCTCGCCGCCGACCTCACGGGACAGGCCAACCACCTCGGCGTCACTCTCGAGGCCGACATCATCAAGCAGAAGGCCCCCGAGTGCAACGGCGGGTTCCTCGCCCTCTCGACCAAGGAGAAGAAGTTCGGCCGTACCCACCAGCGCGTTTATGACGAACTCTGCCCCGACCATCCCATCGAGTGGACCCGCTGGCAGGTCGTCAACTGCTACATGGGCCGCGCGGGACTCATCAACTCCGGCGGCGCGTCCGGCGCCGACGACTTCGCCCAGGTCACACGCACCGCCGTCGTCAACAAACGCGCCGGCGGCATGGGACTCATCACCGGACGCAAATCCTTCCAGCGCCCCATGGCCGACGGCGTCAAACTCCTGAACGCCGTCCAGGACGTGTATCTCTGCAAGGAAGTCACCGTTGCGTGA